The genomic DNA gaaagTGTTAAGGCTGTGGTCCACTACTCTGGCTCAGTGTGGTTTGATGGGTTTAATTAACATTCTGAGTTCCAAAGactataagttatattatttacttggaATCGAATCCAACCCTATCAAGGAAATAATATCACACACATACACcatttattcatacaaaataacCCACATTTTTGATTCTTTTAGCTGATATTACAtgtcgatatagatattaaacaTCATTcttaaaaatgaatgaatgtgaagaaataatttattatctttgcGGAtcgtatatacagtggcgtgcatagagggtatgcacagggtatgcagaggatatagaaaatctccagtataactcctttataactcttacaatgactatccctaagttttttataactcgtactggagatttccttaattttatatgatctgcataccctgtgcataccctctatgcacgccactgcgtatatatatatatatatatatatatatatatatatatatatattgtagatatataatatatatatatatatatatatatattatatatatacaagtgtaaataaaaaccgaaataatacttcatcacatgcaaaatttatttattttataatcatgtgatgtcatgtgactcctgtcacattACTAGGTTCGTGTCGCGAAGCGTAGGATTCTATATGTGTTGGTATTTTATAATCAATtaggttgtcataagtaagcacTTAGAATGTTGGTTTTTATGGAAgattaaatatgcttcttttgatttgatataatatatccttctatattatttcgtgattctgttacacgttgtatatatgtaaCCTTAAGGTATATAAGGTATACCTTAAGGGGTATACGTTATATAACTTAAAGGGTTATAGCTAGCTTCTTGGAGTGttgtgtgttatttatttaagcaataaaatattacatacttcaacggtgaagttaAACATTATGGGGAAACCTGTATGCGTTTATGCATTCTCCAAAATCCGCACATGGCTGGCCAAGTCTGGCGTGGTCGTAGTCGTAGTCCacctacgacctaaacccttctcccATGCCCAGTATTAGGTCGATAATggattgttgttgttgttgatgatgatgatgatgatgcgaatcttagttaattattaaaattttcatattgttCGATGCCCACTAGTATGCATCGAAACCGGTCCGCGGGTCGCGGGCTCCGCGGGGGGCGACCCGCGAGCTCGACTTACGTGGCCCACGCCATCATTCACGCATTGGCGGTCTCAGTGcatttactaaactttgtaACCAAGATCCTAGAAAACcagcaataagtttaatttcaatgcataaacataaatacagtccaaattatatatacacacaacacatatagttataatttaaataagacaAGAATCAAGCTGACGTCGCGATAAAAGCGTAATAGATAAAATTCGAGCTTTAGTTAAAATTCAAACACTACATTACACAAATGCCAAGCGATAGTGGGATTTTGTTACAATGGTACCatactaccctcatatttttgtatacttttaacggatagctgcatgtgaattaattattttggcatGTTGAATTTTTCTTGTGTAGCACGCTCTGACTTGCAATCTCAGCAAACCTTATAATGAAATagcttaagttttcatgtaagtgaatatagtacttatgaaaacaataattttttttaaaccgtaaatataactataactacTCTGACGTTTGAGAGGCAAAATATGTCGTAGGCCATGGCCGAAGGCTTTTACCTCACCAGACCAAAAAACCGGGCCTGTGTTCTGagatctccttttttttattgctctccaagttagcccttgactgcaattacacctgGTGAAAATGCAggataagatggtagcgggcttacctgttagagagtagcatagtcatacccctaacaggtttgtacgcgacatcgcatatcaacactaaatcgcttagcggcacgaatTTGGCGGTAGGGGTGgttagctacggccaaagcagaccagatcagaaaaattttaaaattataaattcataaacatcctctgccgggaatcaaacccgggacctcactCGGACCTCGGgatacttaaattcacagcgccccAGTCCCAGCACCAGTTCGGTCGCCATATGTGTCCATAATATCAGTAGCTTAGTATATAAAACATACAATAGTAGGTATGATCTGCCAACGTcaacactataatataaaatctatatatataaaagaaagttgtcttagttacaccatttataactcaagaaaggctggaccaatttttatgatatttgattttttggaatcctcttagaccggaataggataataagtattaaaatataacatacattaaaaaaaaaaaagttcgccgggacagctagtaataaataatttaaaataagtttaaaccGAAATGGTCCGTTACTTTACTCGTAAGATTACACTTGATAATCTACTGCCCTAATTGAGTAATTAAATTGAAGTTGTCTTAAAATCATTTATAGGTATCtatcttaattaaaatgtattgtaaTCGTTAAAACAACGAACATTAGGCTATTGTGCATGTTCGACACGCTCTCAAAACTTAGTAATCTATGATAACAATATGCGTACCAGGCGATTACTCAAATATCAGTGACGATGGGTGTGGTTGAAAAATGTATGACCAGCGGTTGCACGCGACTTTATCCGAGTACATcctgaaaaaaaactaaattcttaCTCAATGTTCATTGCCATATTCTATGGGccttacttacttataaaagttGCATAGTGGTGAGGTGAGATGATTAGTTGCACACTACATATATTTCCTCTCGATCTGTCATCAGTAATTTGGCATtcaaaagaaaaagataaaatcTTGCGTAACTATGCAACCACTTTACAAGTTACGTTTATTTCTAGCGAATGTCTCCGGGGGTTGTTTTATAAACTGCTCATGAAGTAATCAAATTATGAATCTAAATTCAAatgatgttaataataataataataatcatttatttcaggctttacccataaaatttaacatcagttacgaaataaaattaaaagcaattaaaataaatacatgtcaaaaataaattaattagaaactaaattaaatctaatccaaataaaccaataaaaataaaatttaaacaaaaagaagaataagaacAATCCGTTAATACTGTCTGtaatataatgattataaaaatataataggtagaCACTTTCATAAAATCTTTCGAACCCCATGtggtggatttaaaaaaaagttttatcctCCTTTAAATGTCTTGACAAAAATAGTTCAGCTGAAACCAAAAATCGGCCCAGAAAAACAGAcagagaaaataaaattcaaaacatttgttATTCATGCATTTTAAAATCACATATTTCATTAATCTGTGTGAAGCAAGGAAAAGATTGTCTTGCACTTTACTACAACCATGCGTTGCATTTGCAAGCAATGATTAAATCTAGGTTTTAACGCGCATGCCCAGAAGATGCCCACTCACTCTTACTccgtgagtaggtacctatacaaAGCAGTGTGGCAACCGGAAGGACGTTCAACACATTAGCGGCGCGTATTAGAAACGTGGAAGAAAAGCTAAGGGCAAACCAACGCGTTCATCCGCGTTTGCGGTGGGCTTGCTTTACGGCAGGTAAACACGTCGCGTTGCGGCGACTTaccgtaaaaaaaattatagcattGACGGTCACACGGGCCGCATCTTTGCCGCGTCGCCGCGATTATAATAATGCCGGAAGAGAATGATATTTATAATGGCGGAACAGCAGAAGCAACAAACAAACGAGCGCTGCGGAGTTGCAACGCGTAGTTGAGAAAGGGAAGGATATTCACCTCATCTCAATGGTTGAAAGTACAGCGTGCGTGCACTGCAGCGCCGTTCTTCGCCGGCAAAGATGAGGTCCCGAAATTCTGACGTCATCTGGACATGGGCTCATACAACGGTCTCGGAGATATGCAGATTAATCGCCACCAGAAACTCTGCACTCCAAGCGTCGCCTGAACTAAGATTCGGCCTGACACGAATCGCCTCAAGCCGATGATCTCTGTGCTTCTTCGAGCCCACACGCTTAAACTCATTCCTGGTAAAACCCTGTTTCCTCGCCCGAGTTGCCCTGTTGCAACCAATAAGATAAATCAGCTCAAatctgaataaataatatagtgcATCGCCATTTGCACCGTTTGCACCTATGTAGAACGCCGAAGTGGTACCGATCGGTCTGGACCCGCACCGCGCATCTGCCGCAACGCTTCGTGTGGATAGGCTGTCATAAACAATCACAAGTCACATCATTTGAGTACGTAACAGTGTCTAGTTATAGATCGTACTACAGCACCTATACAGGTGCTACATATTTTGCTAAAAACATGTATCAAGACAAATAAGCCAAGTTACAGCCAAGAATAAGGAACTAGCGACGCAGCTACTGTGTGGTGTCTTTTTGAACAGACGAATTATTTACTAAATGCAGATTAGGTATTTAGAATAAATTGAAGCTCAATATGATACTTGGCTAGTTTTTACCagcaaacttaatttttgaaagACTAAAATATAGTAGTTGTATatagtaaagtaaaatattaagatGATAGCTAGACTAACCCACTACAAAATAACTTGCATGCAAAAGAAACAAAGATACAAGAAAATACTGTTTCGAATTTAAATTCTTAGAATGTGCTatgttctaataaataaatttcaaaattaattttcaaattagttttttacaaaaaaatttaaaattaatttcaagacTATTTACAAAACGAGGCACCCGTTTAAATCTCAATTCATCTGGCAGTGAAACCGACGTCCACCCATATTCTTCAAATGGAACTTGGCTTTAAATGTTTACATCAATTATGTTTTGATGCGTTAACCGATTAcggtataactgccataaccatAAAGTCTTAGATTGTATGActgcttaccaccaggtaagattacagccaagggctaacctgtaaataaaaaatgatgtaCGGTCACAGAGAGACTGCTTTGACCGTCCAACCAATTGAGTTAGCTACGAATGAAATAGCTACAGTAGttgtagtttttattaaaacttaattatttctttgtttgcaAGTGTTAAATTATTGACcgataaacattttaattggcGTGCTATAAAACCAATAGTGCAAtagatcaattattattaattgaagcAAATTGATactaattaaactaaaattgtGTGTAGTACTTGTAAGACATTATACCTTATACTTTAAgcattaggtatattatttagttaggtATTTACTTAGTCATTGATTTAAACTGACCCCTGCACGGCTAAGCATAAGCCGGATAAGTTTTTTTAACCATCCGATTATATCCACGACAATATTTTATGATTCACCAACCAAAGCACGGTAACAGGGGAAAGAACAATTTTACACCCTTTGACGTTACATGTttataatttggatattatttccactcgtgcaTTCGTGCTTGGAGAGTGGAAGAAGCTGTTAGAGAAGATCAGCATTTTGCCCTTTCCCCGTGGAGGAAATGTCTCCAGCCCATGCTAGCGGTGCTATTCTACTTTTGAAAAGTGTAGTTTTACCTTTAAGGGTTACAAAACAGAGCGTAATTATTCGGACGTAATTATTCGCCACCTTTATTAATATGAAGAATGAATGAAGGAGAAGTAAAATTCTATATGCATAAACATTGACtgcaaaaataaagatttttggaAATACATATGTAAATTGTACACtgtgcttaaaaatatttttatacttttgagGTAGGTTAAAATAGAAACGATAAACGAGGCCCGAGTTTTAAGAATATATTTGAGCTGTACAAATTTAAAAGTCATATAAAATTCTCAGAATACTTTTTGGATGAAGATATTCAACTTAGCCGCATGTTCTGTGTTGCATTCGAAAAATTTCACTCATTTACATAATTGgtaaagaatgaaaaaaattaatgttatttttaatagaataagaCGAAATAATAGCAAAATACGAAAATGGTTTTTcagacataaatatttttatacaacattAAGAGTCACATTTTTGTCTCGACAAACAACACACAACAACAACTTTGAGGAATAATATCTTACATAATGGTTTCAacaccttatttatttataacgcaTGTCGTTAGTGTACTTCGGTACATAGCTAAAAATTTCGACACAGAATGTTTGTTTAAACGACAGCTTCCGTCGTCGTCGTCTCACACTACAACACGTAAAATGAGTACCTACGTATGTATGAAAAACATAATGTAAATGGATTGCTTACTATGattatacttaaatttaaaaagatattatCACTTACCTGTTTTACAATTATATTACAAATtggcaaattaataaaatatattaaatctttagGTGATGTTTATTGGTCACCTTACCAAAAGTTAtgaattcttattcaaataaggAAACTTATCGTCTCAAGTAGAACAAAAGATTTTTCCCTTTTACTGCATATAATTTGGACGAATGGTAAAAGAGATAATGTTGTAATCTTTtgagtgatattaattatattagacGGGTTCTTTATATGTTCAACATGTCTAACTGTTAGAAATAATCAATGTTGGCTTATATCGGGTTGGAAGCCCTGAAGCACGAAGCAAGTAATATAGCATATAGAGAagttttgaacaaaaaaaattaacattattgaaTAAACACTCATTTGAAAccctttgtatttttttagtgaTTTTAGTTTCGGCTTAACGCTaaataacatcacgctacgaccaatagttatcacgGCCACGCTACTATCATAGTGacaaatgttgcaaaaactgcaaaactTATCATTCCGAGAGATACCTAAGCGTGCGATGAGTAAACgttaaacgttacgccaaaacgACAGAAGTGTGATCGGATTGCTtttctttaaaagttaaaaaacagtccgcgaaaacatatgactattttttaatgttgtctcatacgcggacgaggtcgcgagggaccgctagttattaataagaCTCAATGAAAATAACTGaaatgcataaaataatttatcgtTAAAAATCAAGGTCTATTTTGAGCACCTATAGGTTGCTAAATTAAGcttgctaaaaataaaatgatctAAATAACTCTCccacttttattttaagaactCAATAATGGCAATTCCACAAAAACATGacattcaacagtttaaaaataactcacCTTGCCAAACATTTAGTTACGTAAACTAACCGAAATAAACTTAAAGTAGAatgagttaaaaatataaacaagcaTGGAAAGGAAACTTTCTTATTACATTCTTACCATTTACCAATCACCGACGGCATAAcaacattacaaaatatatttttagcattgctgttgaaaatttattaattgaaaccTATAGTATATCGTTGGATTAATTTGATTTAGATTGATAAAAAATagcgtaatattttttaacacaaaaccctaaacgaaacaaaaaaatgGTGCACAAAAAGAATAGAAGATGGAACTTAATTTATGCCTAAATAgataagtaaaaattattatcatattgaCAGCGCAAGAGAAAAATGTTTCCTTTTAAATTTGTAACACAACTCCAAAGTAAATAACTACTTATCATAAATGTGCCATTATACCTTGAATTAATGTAATCTACTTTATCCTTCAACCTTAATTTCTATTCCTTTATCTTGATAAATCTCATCCTACTATAACTGCGTATCATGTACAAATGTAACCTATAAGCacccttagtataagatttgtacGTTTCTACTCGAAGATCGGTTTCGACTATCTCTGTAACTTCAGAGTAAAATAGATTTTACGGTGTTGTAATCTCCAAAACGTATTTCAGAAAAACAgtattacaaaagaaaaaaatttaagcatagtttgctttactccgcgaaaagcaggagaatctgtatatagtccacaccaatcagatcttcggtaatgtactcTCAATATCACATGTAAccaatagttttataaaatctaCCAGTATCATAACATCTCTTTTGCTTTTACGCACCGACTAGATAATACAGACACAGCTCCTTCTCAATTCTCAATTCGATTACTGAAAGTCAGATTAAATTAatcaatacacttttattggagACAAGATACGGAAGATAGAAAAACGAGAGCAACTTAGCGCATACAATTTCGCatgtaaatagttataaaagtaaaaaggtCAAGTTTTTCTGTCTGTTGAACAGTGTCATATATCATTAAACCAATATAATAaatctgaagagtttgtttgtttgaacgcactAATCTTTGGAACGACTAGTCATATTTGAAAAATCTTAattgcatttgatagcccaattttTCGGCAAGGGCTATTTTAAATCTGTGAAACTGCGGGACACTACTAGTCTTGGAATATAATAAACAGACCCTCATAAAATATGAATGGAAATATTGTAATCTAAGATtaggtattattaatttagcattgaaaatatataagttaCGGTATTTGAGTACCTTAATATGTACAGCGCGTTATTGTGAGtttgttgtattattattaaaataataatttttttttatttcattcctcTTATAGGTATACCAGCCACGCTAAACTACATTCCTCTGGATGCACCATACGAAACTTCTCCGAAGCTCACGCCCTATCCCAGCTTCAAAGGcaacgaattgggcaactgcgAAACTGGTCTTACAACAGTTTACAGAATCAAGGCTGATAAATGTGACCGTCTATGGGTTTTGGATGTAGGCACGTACGGATACGGTAAGTCATATACCATATGATGCAAACTTATGCCATTAAAATCCCCCATCTAGCCTGCAAAAGATATCGAAACCGTTGTAAACAAAATTGATTTCAAACTGGAATGCCTAATCATTGATGGCAAGACTAAGCTAGTAGAATTCATGGGGTGGAATGGTGGAACGCTTATATCTAATTTAGTCGATTAATTAACACCTAATGGAGGATACTTCTTGAAGCTaacctgttttatttatttcagatccTAATGTAACAAACGTTTGCCCATATGCTATAAACGTATACGATTTAAACACTGATCGGCGTATTAGAAGATATGTGTTCAGACCCGAAGACATCGTATCCACTACATTCATCGCGAATATCGCTCTAGATGAAGGCCTTACTTGTGACGATACTTTTGCTTACTTCTCCGATGAACTTGGCTATGGCCTTATAGCTTACTCGTGGGAACAAAACAAGTCATGGAGATTCAGCCACAGCTATTTCATGCCGGACCCACTTGTCGGAGACTTTAACATAGCTGGTCTTAACTTCCAATGGGGTGCAGAAGGCATATTCGGTATAAGTGCTTCTAATATGGGCGTTGATGGATTCAGGACACTCTATTTTAGTCCTTTATCAAGTAATACAGAATTCTCTGTATCAACTCGAATATTAAGAGACGAGACTAAAGTAACTGGATCTTACAAAGACTTTAAAGTAGTAGGTAGTCGTGGACGTGATACGCACACTACTTCTAAAGTAATGGATGTCACTGGTGTCCAACTTTTTAATCTAATTGACCAAAATGCTATTGGATGTTGGAGTACGAATTTCGCACTTAAACCACAAAATATAGCCATAGTAGATAAAGATGATGTCGGTCTAGTTTTTCcttgtgatattaaaatcgatgacGGCAGAAATGTATGGGTACTTTCTGATCGAATGCCTGTGTTTCTTGAATCAGAATTAAATTATGGAGATATCAATTTCAGGATATATATCGGTTCTGTAGATAAGCTAATTCAAGGAACCGTATGTGAAACATCACCACCTACAATACAGCCAACCCGCGGGCCGCTACTTTCGCGACCTAACTTGTTTAATGCCGGAGGATACGAATCTGTTTCACAAGTTCCGCCCAGAATATTTCTGCAAAGCACATCTACTAGAACAATGCAGCCAAATTTTAATCCCCAGTTTATATCTTCCGTTACATCTCCAAATGCTATCTCAAAGCTTTACAAtccattattaaatacaaaacaaacttCAAAGCAATTCACTGCTTCGCCTTTACCTTCAGATATCACCAACAATAACCCGTGGTGGTTAAAAAACAACGGAGACTACCAGGTAATGGAAAACCTGTAAAAAACGAATTTAGAAGATATACCcgaaatatgtaatataaaataatgtaaatgtttttatagTACGTAATATCCTCAACAAGGAATTTTTTGATGTGGTTCATACGCTATACATATTGATAGCACTCATGTAACTGCATCAATACAATGTACCTACCAATTTAGAATAAGGTGTGATGAattgtgcttattttatttatgtttagacTCTTATTATAGTATTTGATTGTATGTTAAATTTACAGTTATGGATCTGAAATGTTTTgcttttatttagttaagtaaagatttttattcttGATTCTTCACGTGTACCATAGTTTCATAGATTAAAGAACGTCCCTTATGTGTATATGATGGAAAAAATCTGCGATTTTTACCTCTTGTCTGTCTAGCTTGCTAAAGAATTTTAGACTATAAAGTTATGCATGATGTATAAAAGGTAACTCACTATGATTTTATACTACTGTTGTAccttgataaaaattatcctacctgagtattaaaatatttctcatttttatgttttcctGTTTTTCATGGCTACCTATAGCAAATCCTAAGATATAATgggtatttctttttatatcccAACACAAGGGTGCGCTGTATCGTGTTTGAGCATTGTAAATTCAACCTAAGCGAGAAATGCGTAAGATTTGGGTTGGTCTGCTCGAACACGTTTATCGAAACTAACTTCAATCTTACTACTTATCAGAAATTGTTCGTAAAAGAAGTCGCAATCGATACAACTTGCCTATATGGTAAGCgtgttattaataaacgtggcataataCGGGATTAGTTATGTATTGTATCAACTATAAAAACTCCATCACTATACTAATCTTATTAAATATGGggtaaatgtttaaaaacatgTGGACAGAGTGTTAGCAGTTACAAGACGTCATTgtcaaaggtttgtgaagtctaccaatccgcacttggccagcgtagttaGGGTTACCATTTCTCAGTGTTCATCCTGAGATTTCACGATTTTTGAACATTTCTAAGGATGGCGGCTGGATTGAAATCTAATAAAATAGCAGGATTTTTATCATATCCAATAAAAAAAGACTGGCATTCCAAAGATCTGTTAAACgttaaacaaactaaaaataatcttcCTTTGTTAAGAATTGCCAATTAAAATCAATACTCATTTAATCACGTAGGTACTAAATCACATTTATCGTATTTAATATGCGAAGGAacctttttaagtttttgttactattaataaaaaaaaatggctctCATGTTATATTCagtgtgctgagtgcgagatttCTCATCTATTCGaccgcgtaaaagttaactatgataatattatgtatggcGTCGAAAGATCGCCATCTCTGGTCTTTCAACGCCATACAAATcaaagttaacttttacgcgatcgaatagataaAAATCTCACACAGTACGTTTGAGAGAAAATTTTCgaactaaaaaaagttttttttcaatggTAATCAGGCCTTTTCTCCggacttttgatttttttcaacCCTAAGCATAATGGGCTACGGCcaaagcccttctcattctgagtaaATGGTTATGGCTTTATGatgataaaacatttaaataataaatatcaaatgaataaatttttaaacagaCTACAGCTACAGT from Pararge aegeria chromosome 5, ilParAegt1.1, whole genome shotgun sequence includes the following:
- the LOC120624107 gene encoding protein yellow-like yields the protein MVGKTLIFCGLIAVASAAVKLQEVYSWNVMDWNYPDQYLKQQALQTGALIRQNALPVGIERWRNKLFVSVPRWRPGIPATLNYIPLDAPYETSPKLTPYPSFKGNELGNCETGLTTVYRIKADKCDRLWVLDVGTYGYDPNVTNVCPYAINVYDLNTDRRIRRYVFRPEDIVSTTFIANIALDEGLTCDDTFAYFSDELGYGLIAYSWEQNKSWRFSHSYFMPDPLVGDFNIAGLNFQWGAEGIFGISASNMGVDGFRTLYFSPLSSNTEFSVSTRILRDETKVTGSYKDFKVVGSRGRDTHTTSKVMDVTGVQLFNLIDQNAIGCWSTNFALKPQNIAIVDKDDVGLVFPCDIKIDDGRNVWVLSDRMPVFLESELNYGDINFRIYIGSVDKLIQGTVCETSPPTIQPTRGPLLSRPNLFNAGGYESVSQVPPRIFLQSTSTRTMQPNFNPQFISSVTSPNAISKLYNPLLNTKQTSKQFTASPLPSDITNNNPWWLKNNGDYQVMENL